One Xiphophorus couchianus chromosome 1, X_couchianus-1.0, whole genome shotgun sequence genomic region harbors:
- the gabrd gene encoding gamma-aminobutyric acid receptor subunit delta, producing MEVQTFLLSGLAVLFFGGDIFTRAMLSDIGDYVGTDIQISWLPNLDDLMKGYARNFRPGIGGPPVNVAMAIEVASIDHISEANMEYTMTVFLRQSWHDDRLSYNHTNKTLGLDSRFVDKLWLPDTFIVNAKSAWFHDVTVENKLIRLQPNGVILYSSRITSTVACDMDLTKYPMDEQECMLDLESYGYSSEDIVYHWSDSQRHIHGLDKLELSQFTITDYRFVTEIMNFKSAGRFPRLSLRFQLRRNRGVYIIQSYMPSILLVAMSWVSFWISQSAVPARVTLGITTVLTMTTLMVSARSSLPRASAIKALDVYFWICYVFVFAALIEYAFAHYNADYRLKEKAKVKANKLSSESIVKNGKQAMVLFSLSVTGMNQGVVISNRQGRTQRSGSEIPGEGATEEPAPSRRRSRPAEESKEDKKCCSKCVCKPIDADTIDIYARAVFPFTFAMVNVIYWVAYTM from the exons GGCCATGCTGAGTGACATTGGGGACTATGTAGGTACAGACATTCAAATATCCTGGTTGCCTAACCTGGATGATTTAATGAAAGGCTATGCCAGAAATTTTCGCCCTGGGATAGGAG GTCCACCGGTGAACGTGGCCATGGCTATCGAAGTGGCCAGCATTGATCACATCTCTGAGGCCAACATG GAATACACCATGACAGTGTTCTTGCGGCAGAGCTGGCACGATGACCGCCTGTCCTACAACCACACCAACAAGACTCTGGGACTGGACAGCCGGTTTGTGGACAAGCTGTGGCTACCCGACACTTTCATCGTCAACGCCAAATCTGCCTGGTTCCACGATGTGACGGTGGAGAACAAGCTGATCCGCCTGCAGCCCAACGGAGTCATTCTGTACAGCAGCcg AATCACTTCAACAGTAGCGTGTGACATGGATCTAACCAAGTACCCCATGGATGAACAGGAGTGTATGCTGGACTTAGAAAGCT ATGGTTACTCCTCAGAGGACATTGTGTATCACTGGTCGGACAGTCAGAGGCACATTCATGGACTGGACAAACTGGAGCTCTCCCAGTTCACCATCACAGACTACCGCTTTGTCACAGAAATTATGAACTTCAAATCAG CGGGACGTTTTCCAAGGCTCAGCCTTCGCTTCCAGCTGAGACGTAATAGAGGTGTCTACATCATCCAGTCTTACATGCCTTCCATACTGCTGGTTGCAATGTCTTGGGTGTCCTTTTGGATCAGCCAATCGGCAGTTCCAGCTCGGGTAACGCTAG GGATCACAACCGTTCTCACCATGACTACCCTGATGGTGAGCGCTCGCTCCTCCTTGCCTCGGGCGTCAGCCATCAAGGCACTGGATGTCTACTTCTGGATCTGCTACGTGTTTGTGTTTGCGGCCCTCATCGAATATGCCTTCGCTCACTACAACGCTGACTACCGGCTCAAAGAGAAGGCCAAGGTGAAGGCAAACAAGCTCAGCTCCGAG TCGATAGTAAAGAATGGCAAGCAGGCGATGGTTCTGTTTTCCCTCTCGGTTACCGGGATGAATCAGGGAGTTGTCATTTCCAACCGCCAGGGCCGAACGCAGCGCTCCGGCAGCGAAATCCCTGGGGAGGGCGCCACAGAGGAGCCGGCGCCAAGTAGGAGACGGTCGAGGCCAGCGGAGGAGAGCAAGGAGGACAAAAAGTGTTGCTCCAAGTGCGTCTGCAAGCCCATTGACGCAGACACCATCGACATCTACGCCAGGGCGGTGTTCCCTTTCACTTTTGCCATGGTGAACGTGATCTACTGGGTGGCGTACACGATGTGA